The nucleotide sequence CGGGTATCTTCATTGGTGGTTCCATCCATGCTGCCGTAGCCGCCGTTCTCGGTGCGGTCGGTACCAGTGGTGCCCGTCGCGAACACAGCTGTAGACATCAGGCTGGCCAGGGTAAATGCGGCAATTTTGGTCGCTTTCATGTCGTTCTCCATTTCTCAGTGAGTACCTAAAATCGGGCAGCAGGGCACGCCAAGGGTTTCATCGGGGGCATTACAAAATCTTTCTTTTCACCAGCAGGCCATATCCCCTCCGTTTCGCTACCGTTCGTCGCCTTTTCGTTCTTGCGCCACGCTGGACACGCCCTGAACCAGCGAAGCGGTGAACTTCACTGACTGTTGCCGGTCGTTTAGTAACTTTCAGCCTCTTATAACAATGGATTGAACATGGACGACGCGGATCTGACCCATCAGGAACGCAATCTTTCCTGCGTGTGCCTGCTTACCAGTAACGAACTGCTTGGGCTGTTCTTCAAACACTTCATAAATGAGCAGATCCGTCTTGAAGTCAGCCTGGAGCGCTCCGTCCAGAGCAGAGCGCCAGCCCCTGATCTCTATCTGCTCGACGCCGACAGCAACGACTCCACACAGCTGGCCCAGTTTCTGGAGCAACTGGACGGAGAGGTACCGGTAGCCCTGCTGAACATCGCTCCAGAGGAGGCCGAGCAGCTGGTTGAGCAATACCCTGCCGTTCGCGGCGTGTTCTACGCCCATGCAACGCCCGAACATCTGCTGGAAGGCATTCAAGTACTGCTTGATGGCGGAGACTGGCTGCCCCGCCTACTGACCGAGCGCCTGCTCAGCCAGTGGCGCCGCATGCGCCAACGGGTTGGCAACAGGCCATCGCTGACGCTGCGTGAGCGAGAAATTCTCAAGCTCGCCGGCCAGGGCCTGTCGAACGCCGAAATTGCCGAACAGCTGAACCTGAGCCCGCATACGATCAAAAGCCATATCCACAATCTGCTGCGCAAGATTGGAGCGGCCAACCGCGCTGAAGCGGCCTTGCTCCTGCGCGGCCGTCTGGAACAACCCGAGCCCTGCCGGGCCTGAGCCCGGTATTCGGTGAGGCTGCCGTTTGGACGCAAGCGGCAGGCTTAAGCGGACCAACGGCACGCCAATGGCCGTTCGTTCAGCGCAGGTTCAGCTTGGGTTCAGCAGCGGTTCAGTGACCACCTTTCAGACTGGGGACCGTCAGTTCCTGTAGTTTGAAAAGGAGTCACCGATGAAGAAAATCACCACCCTGGCCCTGGCCACCACCTTTGGCATGTTCAGCATGGGCAGCCATGCCGCGGAAAATTTCGCCGGCCTCACCTGGGGCGAAAGCACCATCAATACCGACCGGTCCAGCTCACTGCAGCAGAACATGCCCGGTAAAAACCGCTTCGACGACACCATCAAGAACAGCGGCACCTGGGGTGTGCGTGCTGGTCAGATGACCGACGAAGCCCGCTACTACATGACTTACGAGAATGTCTCGGACGATTACGGCAGCAGCCTCAAGCTGCGCCAGCAGAACCTTATCGGCAGCTATGACATGTTCGTCCCGCTGGGCGACAGCACCCGCCTGTTCGGTGGTGCTAGCGCCGGTCTGACCAAACTGGAAAACGAATCCAGCGGCTACAGCCGTGACAGCGACATCGGCTATCTGGTCGGTCTGCAGGCCGGTATCCTGCAGAACGTCGGCACCAATACCTCGCTGGAAGCCGGCTATCGCTATCTGCGCAGCAACGCCAGCACCGAAGTGTCAGAACGTGGCGTCGGCAAGCTGGGCTCGATTGACCTGCACAGCAGCAAGCAGGTCTACCTGGGCCTCAACTATCACTTCTGATGGCATCGCGCTGACAGACAGTTGAACGACGGCCGGGCTAATGCTCGGCCTTCTTTTGGGGGCTCGCAGCAACTTCGAACCTGGGGAGAAGAGAATATGAAAGTGCTGGTGGTGGAAGACGAGGCGCTGCTGCGCCACCACTTGCAGGCCCGGCTCAGCGAGAGCGGGCACATCGTCGATGCAGTGCCCGATGCCGAAGAGGCGTTGTATCAGTGCCAGGAATTCAATCATGACCTGGCCGTCATCGATCTGGGCCTTCCCGGTATCAGCGGCCTGGACCTGATCCGCCAGTTACGCAGCGGTGGCAAGACCTTCCCCATTCTTATCCTCACCGCCCGCGGCAACTGGCAGGACAAGGTCGAAGGCCTGGCGGCCGGCGCCGACGACTATGTGGTCAAACCCTTCCAGTTCGAAGAGCTGGAAGCCCGGTTGAATGCGCTGCTACGGCGTTCCAGCGGCTTCACCCAGGCCACCATCCAGGCCGGGCCGCTGCTGCTCGACCTCAACCGCAAGCAGGCCACCGCCAATGGCGAGTCGCTGTCACTGACCGCCTACGAATACCGCATACTCGAGTATCTGATGCGCCATCAGCAGCAGGTAGTAGCCAAGGAGCGCCTGATGGAGCAGCTCTACAGCGATAACGAGGAGCGCGATCCAAACGTGATCGAAGTGCTTGTAGGTCGGCTGCGACGCAAGCTCGAAAGCCAGTGCGCGATGAAACCCATCGAAACCGTACGCGGGCTGGGTTACCTGTTCACCGAGCGCTGCCGATGAACCGACGCTGGCGCCGGCTTCAGGCGCGCATCCGTATCCTGAGCACCGGCGCCATGTCGCTGCGCCTGCGCCTGATGCTCGGCGCCGCAAGCCTGGCCGTGCTGTTTATGCTGGCCCTGCTGCCTGTGTTGCAGGGCGCCTTCAGCCTGAGCTTCGAGAAAGTCATCGAGCAGCGCCTGGCCGCCGATGCCATTACGCTGATCACTGCCGCACAGGTCGAGGACGGCCGGCTGTCGATGCCCGAGCGGCTGCCCGACGAAGAATTCAACCTGCCGGACGCGCAACTGCTGGGCTTTATCTACGATCGCCGCGGCGAGCTGGTGTGGCGCTCGCGTTCGGCTGTCGACGAACACATCGACTATCGCCCGCGCTACGAAGGCCGTACGACGGAGTTCCTGCGTGTACGCGACGCGGAGGGCATCGAGTATTTCGCCTATGACGTCGAACTGCATCTGGCCGGCCGACGCGACAACGCCTTCAGCTTCGTCACCATGCAGCCAACCAGCGAATATCTCAGCCTGTTCGAAGAGTTTCGCCGCCAGCTCTATCTCTGGCTGGGCAGCGGCCTGCTGGTACTGCTGGTGCTGCTCTGGCTCGGCCTGACCTGGGGCTTTCGCACGCTCAAACGGGTCAGCGCCGAGCTCGATGCGGTCGAGTTGGGCCAGCGCGAACGGCTAAGCGACGACCACCCGCGCGAGCTGCTACGCCTGACACGTTCGCTCAACCGGCTGCTGGACAGCGAGCGTCGTCAGCGCGAGCAGTACCGCAACGCTCTCGGTGACCTGGCGCACAGCCTGAAGACTCCGCTGACCGTTCTGCAGGGCGTCAGCGATACCTTCTCGGCGCAAGCGCACAGCCGCGCACAGGCACAGATCATGCGCTCGCAGATCGAGCGCATGAGCCAGCAGATCAGCTATCAGTTACAACGCGCCAGCCTCGGCAAAAGCGGCCTGGTGCGCCATCGGGCCGAGCTTGAACCGCTGCTGACCAGCCTCTGTAGCACGCTGGACAAGGTCTACCGCGACAAGCACGTGGAGGTCGAGCTGCAACTCCCCAGCTCCTGTCAGGTGCCGATGGAGCAAGGCGCACTGATGGAGCTGCTCGGCAACCTGCTGGAAAACGCCTACCGGCTCTGTCTGCAGCACATTCGTGTAAGTGCCAACATCGGCGACGGCGACCTGGTGTTGAGTATCGAAGATGACGGGCCCGGCGTACCGCTGGACCAGCAGGCGCGGATCATCCGCCGAGGTGAGCGCCTCGACGGCCAGCACCCCGGCCAGGGCATCGGCCTGGCGGTGGTCAAGGACATTCTCGACAGCTATGGCGGCGAACTCAGTCTCGGTGAGTCGCCACTGGGCGGCGCCGCCTTTCAGATCAGGCTGCGGACCGATTAATTTCGGTCACCACAACCAGCCGAGCCAGAGCAGCCCCACCAGCAGCCAGGCGCTGAAAGCCAGAGTGCTGCTTTCCCACAGCCGATTCCAGCGCCGCTCGCGCTGACGCCAGTACCCAGGTTCGAGCCGAAGCTTCGGTACCGGCAAGGGCGGTTGGCGCAACAGCCTGGCCAGAGCCAGCGAACCGCGCAAAGCCAGGTTTGGCATTCGCTGCAGACGCACCGGCACCCGCCAGCCGCGCCAGAGCGCCAGGCAGGCCAGCGCCATGGCTGCCAGCAACGGCCAGGACGCCGACCAGATACCTCCTGGATACAGGCCAGCCAGCAGCGGCTCGCGGGAAACCTGCCAGATCCACGGCCAGACCACCGGTGCCAGACCGAGCAGCGCCCAGGGCAGCCATTGCGCCGGCGACGGCGAGTGCGCCGGAGCGTGCTGCTGGTCACGGCGCATCAGCCAGAGCGCGCGCAGCAGCAACAGCGCGGTGGCGAAGCTGGCGAGGGTGAGCCAAGGCGCCCAGGCATCGAAAACACTTTGCTGCCAGGCATCCTTCATCAGGTGCTTGGCCGCCGCCCCGCTGGTAAACGGCGTGCCCATCAGTGCCAGCGCCGGTAGCCACAGCAGCGCCCAGGCCAGCCGCGGCAGACGACTCTGATGGGCCATTCCGGCGGCCAGAAACAGCGCTCCCTTGGCCAGGCCGTGGTGGACACCAAACACCAGCAGCACGGCCAGCATCGCCGTTTGCGACCCTTCCAGACTCCAGGCCAGAGCAATGATCATCAGGCACCAGCCCATCTGGCTCACCGATGAATAGGCCAATACCGCCTTGGACCGGCCGGCACACAGCCCCAGCAGTGCCGCATACAAGGCGCCGAACAAACCCACCGCCAACAGCGCTGCACTCCAGGCCGCGAGGACCGGATCGTCCTGCGGCAGACAGCGCCAGATACCCAGCAGCCCGGCCTTGAGCATCGCTCCGGAAAGCACCGCGCTGGCCGGCGCTGGTGCGGCTGGGTGAGCCAGCGGCAGCCAGACGTGCAGCGGCCAGAAACCCGCCTTGAGCCCGAGGCCAAGCACCAGCAGGATCAAGGTCAGGTGGTCGATGGGCTGCGCCTGCCAGCCGGTAAAGTCGAACGTCCGGTCTGCCCCGTGCACCCGCAGCAGCAACCCCGCCAGCAGCAGCATCTCACCGCACACGGCCAGCTGCAGATACAGCCGACCGGCCCGACGCGGCTCCGGCCCGCCCTGATGCACAATCAACCCGTAGGCGGAGAGGCTCATGGCACTGAAGCCGAGGTAGAAACTCAGCGCATCGGTAGCGGCAATCAGCAGCAGATTGCCGGTCAACGCCAGCTGCCAGAACACCCAGAAACGCAGCCTGTGCGGACTTTGGGCCAGGCTGCTATGGGCGAACACCGCGGCGCAGCCCCAGAGCAAGGCGGTGAACCCCAGCCAGGCGCGACTCAGCGTATCGTCTGCACCCCAGCGTATGCCCTCCCACAGCCAGGGCAGCTCCAGCGCGGGCGGCGGTTGCCAGGTAACCAGCAGTGCCGGCACGCAGGTCAGCCACAGCCAGGGCTGCAGCCGCTCACGCAACAACGGCAAGAACAGCGCAGCGAGCAGCGGCGCGAAGGGCACCAGCAGCCAAACCCAGGCGTTCATATGGCGAACTCCCGTTCGACGATCAGCTGGCTCCAGCCCAGCGGACTCAGCACGCTAGCCGCCAGCAGGCCCACCAGCAGCGACAACAACGCGGTAATCAAGGGCGGCAGCAACAGCATCCAATGGGTTTCGAAACGCGCACCGGCAAAGTTGTCGTCATGCCAGGCAGCGGGCCTGGCGAACCAGCCGCGCCAGAGCAGCGGCAGAAAATACATGGCATTCAGCAGCGCCGAGCCAAGCAGCACCAGCACCACCCAGTCATGGCCGACTTCCAGCGCGCCGAGGCCGAGGGTCCACTTGCTGATAAAGCCGGCAATGGGCGGGACGCCGATCATCCCCAGCGCAGCCACGCTGAACGCCGCCATCGTCCAGGGCATCCGTCGCCCGACGCCATCCATCTCGCGGATACGGTGGATGCCCAGGGTTTCGGCGAAGTTGCCGGCGCAATAGAACAGCGTCACCTTCATCAGCCCCTGATGCACCAGATGCACCAGGCCGCCAACCGCGGCTACCGGCCCAAGCAGCGCGACGCCCAGGGTGATGTAGGAGACCTGGCTGATGGTCGAGTAGGCCAGGCGCTTTTTCAGCTCCTGCTGCTGCAAGGCGCGCACCGAGCCATAAAGAATGGTGAACGCCGCCAGCCACAGCAGCGGGCGGTTCAACTCCAGCACGCTCAGGGCCTCGGCGCCGAACACGTCGTAGACCACCCGCACGATACCGAAGGCGCCAGCCTTGACCACCGCCACCGCATGCAGCAACGCACTGACCGGCGCCGGCGCCACCATCGCCTTGGGCAGCCAGCCGTGCAGCGGCACCAGCGCCGCCTTTACCCCGAGGCCGAGGATCAGCAGGACGAAAGCCACCTGCAGCGCCAGGCCGTGCTCTTCCACCTGCTCCAGCAGGTAGCCGGCGGCGCGAAAGTCCGGCGTACCCGCCAGGCTGTGCAGCATCGCCACGCCGATCAGCACCAGCGCCCCGCCGCCCACCGTGTAGGCCAGATAAACCCGCCCGGCCCGCAGCGATTCCGGCGTGCCCCGGTGCACCACCAGGGGGAAGGTGGCCAGGGTCAGCATTTCGTAGAACAGCAGAAAGGTCACCAGATTGCCCGCCAGCGCCAGCCCGACCGTGGCGCTGACGCACAGGCTGAAATAGCCGAAGAAGCGCGAGCGAAGGGGTGAGCCTTCCAGGTAGCCGATGGCATAAACCGTGGTAAGCGCCCACAACACCGAGGACAGGCTGACAAATAGCAGAGACAGCGCGTCGCCCTGCAATACCAACGGCGCGCCGGGCAAAAGCGCCAGACTGAAACGAAACTCCATGCCCTGGCTGACGCCGTAAAGCATGGTCCCCACCAGCAATAGTTTGACGCTGATACCGCCCAGATTGAGCGCCACCCGCAGACGTTTCTGCTCTTCGCTCAAAGCAAAGATGACCAGCCCGGGCAACAGCGAGCTGAGCAGAATGCCCAGCGGCAACAGGCTGCTCCAGCTCATCGCCCGAGTCCTCCCAGCCACAGCAGCAGCGGCTCGCTGATCAGAGCCAGGCCCCAGACCAGCAGCGCCGGCAGCAATGCCAGCCACTGCGCCAGCCGGTCGGCACGAATGCTCGGCGGGTTCGGGCGTGCGCGGTTGAAGCCATGAGTCAGCACGCGGAATACATAGGCTGCGGACATCAGCGTACCCAGCAGCACACCCACCACCCAGGGCCAGTGCTGCGGGTTCTCGAACAGCGGTTGCAACAGCAGCCACTTGGCCAGGAAGCCGCCGCTGGGTGGCAGCCCGATCAGGCTGCCGCCGGCTACGGCGAAGGCGCCGAGGGCGATCGGTACATTCTGGCTGGCGCCTCTCATTCCCTTCACCCGCTTGCTGCCGAGAATGCTTTGCAGCTCGCCGGCCGCCAGAAACATCGACACCTTGGCCAGACCATGGGCCAGCACGAACAGCCACAGCGCCGCATGCAGACGGGGCTCCTCAAGGTGCAGCAATAGCCCGAGGGCCAGCAGCGCGTAGCCCAGCTGGGCTACGGTGGAATAGGCCACCAGGCTTTTCATCAGCGGCGCTCGCAGCGCCGACCAGCCGCCTGCCAGCAGCGCCAGCACGCCGGCGCTGCCGAACAGCAGGCCGGCCTCGCGCCCCAGCTCGGCAGGTGCAATCTCGCTCCAGAGCAGCCAGAGGATATACAGCGGCCCCTTTACCACCAGCGCCGACAGCAGTGCACTG is from Pseudomonas saudiphocaensis and encodes:
- a CDS encoding helix-turn-helix transcriptional regulator, producing MFFKHFINEQIRLEVSLERSVQSRAPAPDLYLLDADSNDSTQLAQFLEQLDGEVPVALLNIAPEEAEQLVEQYPAVRGVFYAHATPEHLLEGIQVLLDGGDWLPRLLTERLLSQWRRMRQRVGNRPSLTLREREILKLAGQGLSNAEIAEQLNLSPHTIKSHIHNLLRKIGAANRAEAALLLRGRLEQPEPCRA
- a CDS encoding outer membrane beta-barrel protein yields the protein MKKITTLALATTFGMFSMGSHAAENFAGLTWGESTINTDRSSSLQQNMPGKNRFDDTIKNSGTWGVRAGQMTDEARYYMTYENVSDDYGSSLKLRQQNLIGSYDMFVPLGDSTRLFGGASAGLTKLENESSGYSRDSDIGYLVGLQAGILQNVGTNTSLEAGYRYLRSNASTEVSERGVGKLGSIDLHSSKQVYLGLNYHF
- a CDS encoding response regulator, with translation MKVLVVEDEALLRHHLQARLSESGHIVDAVPDAEEALYQCQEFNHDLAVIDLGLPGISGLDLIRQLRSGGKTFPILILTARGNWQDKVEGLAAGADDYVVKPFQFEELEARLNALLRRSSGFTQATIQAGPLLLDLNRKQATANGESLSLTAYEYRILEYLMRHQQQVVAKERLMEQLYSDNEERDPNVIEVLVGRLRRKLESQCAMKPIETVRGLGYLFTERCR
- a CDS encoding ATP-binding protein, encoding MNRRWRRLQARIRILSTGAMSLRLRLMLGAASLAVLFMLALLPVLQGAFSLSFEKVIEQRLAADAITLITAAQVEDGRLSMPERLPDEEFNLPDAQLLGFIYDRRGELVWRSRSAVDEHIDYRPRYEGRTTEFLRVRDAEGIEYFAYDVELHLAGRRDNAFSFVTMQPTSEYLSLFEEFRRQLYLWLGSGLLVLLVLLWLGLTWGFRTLKRVSAELDAVELGQRERLSDDHPRELLRLTRSLNRLLDSERRQREQYRNALGDLAHSLKTPLTVLQGVSDTFSAQAHSRAQAQIMRSQIERMSQQISYQLQRASLGKSGLVRHRAELEPLLTSLCSTLDKVYRDKHVEVELQLPSSCQVPMEQGALMELLGNLLENAYRLCLQHIRVSANIGDGDLVLSIEDDGPGVPLDQQARIIRRGERLDGQHPGQGIGLAVVKDILDSYGGELSLGESPLGGAAFQIRLRTD
- a CDS encoding proton-conducting transporter membrane subunit, with the translated sequence MNAWVWLLVPFAPLLAALFLPLLRERLQPWLWLTCVPALLVTWQPPPALELPWLWEGIRWGADDTLSRAWLGFTALLWGCAAVFAHSSLAQSPHRLRFWVFWQLALTGNLLLIAATDALSFYLGFSAMSLSAYGLIVHQGGPEPRRAGRLYLQLAVCGEMLLLAGLLLRVHGADRTFDFTGWQAQPIDHLTLILLVLGLGLKAGFWPLHVWLPLAHPAAPAPASAVLSGAMLKAGLLGIWRCLPQDDPVLAAWSAALLAVGLFGALYAALLGLCAGRSKAVLAYSSVSQMGWCLMIIALAWSLEGSQTAMLAVLLVFGVHHGLAKGALFLAAGMAHQSRLPRLAWALLWLPALALMGTPFTSGAAAKHLMKDAWQQSVFDAWAPWLTLASFATALLLLRALWLMRRDQQHAPAHSPSPAQWLPWALLGLAPVVWPWIWQVSREPLLAGLYPGGIWSASWPLLAAMALACLALWRGWRVPVRLQRMPNLALRGSLALARLLRQPPLPVPKLRLEPGYWRQRERRWNRLWESSTLAFSAWLLVGLLWLGWLW
- a CDS encoding complex I subunit 5 family protein; translation: MSWSSLLPLGILLSSLLPGLVIFALSEEQKRLRVALNLGGISVKLLLVGTMLYGVSQGMEFRFSLALLPGAPLVLQGDALSLLFVSLSSVLWALTTVYAIGYLEGSPLRSRFFGYFSLCVSATVGLALAGNLVTFLLFYEMLTLATFPLVVHRGTPESLRAGRVYLAYTVGGGALVLIGVAMLHSLAGTPDFRAAGYLLEQVEEHGLALQVAFVLLILGLGVKAALVPLHGWLPKAMVAPAPVSALLHAVAVVKAGAFGIVRVVYDVFGAEALSVLELNRPLLWLAAFTILYGSVRALQQQELKKRLAYSTISQVSYITLGVALLGPVAAVGGLVHLVHQGLMKVTLFYCAGNFAETLGIHRIREMDGVGRRMPWTMAAFSVAALGMIGVPPIAGFISKWTLGLGALEVGHDWVVLVLLGSALLNAMYFLPLLWRGWFARPAAWHDDNFAGARFETHWMLLLPPLITALLSLLVGLLAASVLSPLGWSQLIVEREFAI
- a CDS encoding complex I subunit 5 family protein, which gives rise to MSAALLSLLLPLGGALLLLLLRPRHESRWVIALNLASVLAAAVALQLAMEHGVQRLHIGGWEIGLAIRLQLSPLAALLLVFTAGLHLLVALYAARISHAAGNRDFWPLSCLLHAALVALWLSADLFNLYVTLELLGLAAVALVSLAGHKAWRPALNYLLLSLAGSLAYLLGVAILYGRYGVLDIHLLANLAEADGATRVALLLMSLGLMLKAALWPLHLWLPAAHAAAPTAVSALLSALVVKGPLYILWLLWSEIAPAELGREAGLLFGSAGVLALLAGGWSALRAPLMKSLVAYSTVAQLGYALLALGLLLHLEEPRLHAALWLFVLAHGLAKVSMFLAAGELQSILGSKRVKGMRGASQNVPIALGAFAVAGGSLIGLPPSGGFLAKWLLLQPLFENPQHWPWVVGVLLGTLMSAAYVFRVLTHGFNRARPNPPSIRADRLAQWLALLPALLVWGLALISEPLLLWLGGLGR